Part of the Carassius auratus strain Wakin chromosome 8, ASM336829v1, whole genome shotgun sequence genome is shown below.
ACTGCGTTTCCAATACTGTTACAATGAGTTGCATCATACCTCTGCAGTACAGTACAACTCTTCCCATGACAACCGCTGCCCCAGATATGGCGAAAAGAATTTAAATAACAGAATATTAAACAGCAGATATCTCACTTTAAAACCCGTACAAAAATACTTTACAGACGAAATACATGACAGGGTTTCAAGATTACCAGAGTTATGCCGAGCACACGGTGGGATATTGCGCAATCCAGGCGCACAGTCCactactgtttttctttctcgGTTGTAAACGCGTCGAACGAGCGATCGCTCGCCCGTTATTAAACGAATCACAGAAAACTTTTGTTGCAAATTTTGCACTCTTGAAAGTCACTGACAGTCACTAAGCACCGCGAGAGTCCCGTCAGCACTGGCCGGTGGCGGAGAGCAGGTTGCGCAGCGTCGCCAGCTCGCGCGACAGCTGCTCCACGCGCTTCTGTAACCGGTCGTTCTCGGCCGCGAGCTCCAGCACTTTGTGCTGCGTCTCCATGTTGCGCATTTTGGCTTTGTCTCTGCTCTTGCGAACGGCGAGATTGTTCCTCTCGCGCCGCTGTCTGTACTCTTCGCTGTCTTTCTCCAGCCTCTTCTTCCCTTTGCCGCCAGAGGCCATCTTGCCGCCAGACTGAGGTGATCTTCCCTTACCTGGCGGCGCAGGTGTACCTGGCGGACTCGAGCAGGAGGAGGACGCGGTGGAAATGTTACCCAGGCTGCCGCTAGGAGCGTTCTGGTACTGCAGATACGAGCGCATGTCAAAGCCCCCAGGACCATCCATTGGCGGTTCTTCGTGTCGCCAGTTAGTTTTGGCAAAGCTGCCTAGAAAGTCTGGGCTGAACACGGCGTCTATGCGCGTCTCCTGGAGCTCCGGATACGTCAGCTGGTTCGAGTCCCGCTCTGTCAGCGAGATGTAGTTCTTGTAACTCTGTAACGCCGCTCTCTTGCTCTTGTTTTCCTCAGAGAGAAAGTCGCTGTAGATTCCCAGTGCGCGGTGCCGGGCTTCGTCTTGGCTGGCCAGGTGCTGGTACTGGGGTGAGTCCAAATAGATGCTGAAGTCTATGGCTTTCTCGTGCTCAGAAATGTCATGAAGCTTCGTCATGGAGCCGTTCGTAGGCTGCTTGCAAATGCCGTCGCTGACCGGACTGCTGCTGGCGTTAGTGCTGTGGAAAGCGAGGTAGTCCCCCTCGTAAAAACCGGCCACTTCCATGGATCTTAACACCCGCCGGATTGCGGCAGGACGGAGATCAGGGTCTCGCCTTCCCCTGACAACTTCGCAAGTGTCACCGACAGCAGCGCAAAACTCACGCAAAAATTCGAGAGTCTTCCGTCGGCAGCAATAACTGGATTACTTTTGTCTAGTGATGTAGGTGATAGGTTGCTTGCCCAGCGCTTGCTGGAGAGCTCGAGTCAGTTCCCATGCCTCCGAAAGGGGTGTTTATAGGGGTGTGAGAGGGGCGGCGATTCTCTGTTTGGTGTGACGCGTTTTTCTGGTTTTAACCGCAGACACACTTAGAGCTCACAATTGGGGTCTTTAAACACACGAGGGAATAACAATAGAAAATAAACACGGCATAAACAGATACGAATTTGATGAGTTTAGGCTTTCCTAGGAACACATGCTTAACCGTCTACCAAAAGATTCTGGAACAAATATAGATTCAGAATTAGATTTATTGGCAAGTATGTTTTTACTTGTAAGGACTTTGTCTCGTTGAAGCTTCAGgtgaaacagaaaagaaaaacaccacttaaaaagaatatacatatatgcataaatacaatgtacacacacacacacacacacacacacacacacacatatacaaatgcTATTTACAAATAGGGCATGTACACAACTAATAATATAAAGTACATCAAGTAAAAGTTATGCATAATtgattttattggtttatttatgtACTGAAGTGGACAACAGACATTATTCATCAATACAAGGCACCTGAGGATGTGCAGTCAGTCATGCCTAAAGGCAATTGTTAGCCATgactatatttacaatataacacAACTTTGAGAATGTTGCCTTTTCTGGTATATGGTTAGCACATAATAATTATACTAGGattgaaaaatttatttttttcaaaaattgatttttttttcattattcattaaatatcTTCTTAAAGTTAAATAGGCCTGATATAACAGCACAAATAAGATTTTATATAGGGACTGAGCATGTCAAAGTTGTTACTATATTACTGAATCAATATCATTGCCTAACCTTCAGTACCCTCAGCAgtcatttcaatttcaatttcaatttgatTATTACAGTCATGTTCCAGGGACAGCAGGCATTGGTTGCAATAAACTTGATTATGCCTCTTGAGTGATGTGGTTAGTCTGCCATCTGGTGGTGGCTATGTGAAGCATTGCACTGGAAGAGCTGATGAACTTAATTTCGTAAGGCCTCTAGCTTCACCTTCTCTCTCAATATTTCCTTTTCTTATTCAGTTCCTGAACATCCCCCATCATAGTGCAACGTCTTGCAAGAACTGACTCATTAAAGCTGCCAGCACTTTGAGAAACTGTTTAAATTGTCATGTCAAATATCTTgaatattgtgtatttattattatttaacgtatggtttattatcattatataatatttattgcaCACATTCCGTTACTTTATATAGAGCGCAGATCCTACATCAAAGGTTTGTGTTGTGATTTTGGACTGTCCCCTGTCAGAAATCTACAGAAGACTGTATTCAACGTATATGTTTGGACTGCATgtaccaaaataaatattttttattttgaagaaaaatttTAATTTCGAACGAACTAATTATTTGTCTTGTAAGGGTCTGTTTTTGTTACATAGACCATGTATTTCGCATTTACTCCTTTGACTTGTGAAATGAAATTACAACCGGTACTTGCTTTACAAACTAAAAACACTAAATTTAGTTAGATTTTTAATAACATTaggagaaaaaatatattttagacaaAGCACAGAAAAATACCACAATTTTACATCAGagtaattaaaatgaatcacCATCAGTGTAGCCTATTTTCTGATTGGTTGCATCCGGGTGGGGTCAGAACATTCTTGCTTTTTAATTGGTCGTCACGTTTGTTATGCGTGTTCTAATTGCTGATTGGATGAATGCTGCACAAGGACGAAGGCAATTGGTGGAGAGGAAGACACGCGGAACAGGGCGGACAGAGGCGTGGAGTTTTAGATGCGGAATTAACGCATCCGCGGCGCCCGAACCGGACTGAATATGGCGAGCACCGAGAGCAAAAGCGGGTCTTTGGAAAACTTTCACACACCCGAGTCAAACGGATCGGCCCAGCCGGGTGCGAGGTGGGGTCCACAGCATGCAGGTGCTAGAGAGCTCGCGGAGTTATACTCTCCAGGTGAGAATTTAAACCGGTTCTTTATGGTTCCCGTCGGCGCCGGTATCCGCCCGCCACTGCCCACACCGAGGATTGAGCGGACTGCCAGCCACGAGTTTCCCGTGGACAGCCCTGGACAGCACGGTCACGGAGCCGTAGCATTCGCCTCGTAATCTACAGTAACGTTAGTGTGTTTTTAAGGTGCACGTAAATATTCAGCGTTCATATTCAGTCTGGGGTCTCTGTGAGGGTAAACACGACGCAGTTATCAGGCTTCTGGATTGATGAGTGATGTTTATGTGGCGCCCCATTCTTGACGCCAGTTATTATCAGACGAGTCAAACATCATTGTCTGTGGCGAATTTGACCAGAATAGGTTATTAATCATGCATTGTGGTAGTAATTCTGTTCCAGAAATAGTTGTGGTAACGTTACTTGTAGCTGTCAGAAACTGACAGGAGATAGCTTTCTTTTCTTGATTACCACATAGATGCGTTCAGTacgttaatttattttatactttaaagaGTTGTACACATAAAACATATCGTATTTTTGagaaataacaatataataatttacagaaTAAAAGCTGTCTTTTTCTACAAGGAGCGGAGTCGTCCCTTCATGGGTGCCGCTAATATTTACATCACATGACTAATTGTGCTAAGCAACGGACTATAGCTAATTTAGCAAGTGTTTAATGTGATTTACCAAGCATAAACGTAACCGTTATAGGGGATACCATCCCTACAAGAAATGTAATGGTTACCAAACAGTTGATGTTAGccgttgacttccattgtatgttTTCCCCAAAttattgaagtcaatggctaccgtcaacggTTTGGTGTCTAACATTAACATCCAAGTCAATATGTATACGTCCTAAACTGGGACTGTTGAATATTGAAATCCTATTGAAAGTTGGCTCTTTGTTTTTATCTTCATAGGAATGTGTTAaatatgaacaacaacaacaaaatgctaTTTCGTAGTATTAGCACAACAGgttcaaacaaaaccaaaaggcCTCAATAGATGGATAGATTGTGCTCAGTAAGCCTGAGTGTTCCCCGGGAGGAGGAACTCCATCAGTACCAGCAGGGAACAGTGCACATTGTGTAGGGGACAAATGATGTATACGAACACAAGAACAGAACAGGAACGGAAGCAAAACAAAACGTCACAGTAAGCAGAGCAGTGTGAGGGTGTGGTAGAGTTTTTTTGGAGTTGGTGTGGGTGGGGTGCTGCAGTTCAATGTCAAATAGAGCTTGACTGATGTGGATTTCTGTGTAGCATTAGATTTAGTGCTTCTCTAAATTCACATCAGTCTGCTCTGATAGTCTTGTTCTGTTTACAGTCACTATGGTGATTCAGGGAGTGTTTTGAGTATTTCTGTCTTGGATTAactctgaatgaatcagtcaccTAGGAACAAACACAGCAGTGTTTTTCTAGATTCTGTCCGCTGTGGTGTGAATCATGTTTTTTGGCCACTTCAGATATTTTCTGCAAAGTGATTCTGCACTGAATTCAGGAGAAAGGTGAATTTGCCCTCGGCGCGTAATTGTAGCTGTGAATTGAAACAATGTGACACTAAGAAGATTGCTTTAATAAAACTTATAGCATATCTATCGGTCTCATTCGTCTATTCAAATAATAGATGTTTACGCTGCAGTATCTGTGATATGAAGCTGTATCAGAATATTAGCTGTCGGTATGGTTACTTTCTTCATGTGGCCTTAATGTTGATTTGTATTCAGTCACGTGTTTTCTTGGAAAACCATGGTAGATTTAGTTTTCTATAGGAAATTGGGTTTATTTTGTTGATTTGCAGTAGCCTAATggttaaaaccctttttttgttgttcagaTTTGGTGCATTGCTGTTATTTTTGGACTCTGTTGACTAAGTTTGCCTTTTAAAAGGTCTTGACTCTCTATATCTTCCTCACAGGAAAAAGATGTCAGGAATGGATCAGTGTGCTTCTTTGCTTTACCCTCATGGCCTTCAACTTCTGTTACCTGGTAACATACTTCCACCTAGGACACATCTGGTACATCCTCCTGGCCATCGGTTGGTACAACAAACAAACCCACATATACACGTCAGTTTTTAAGAAAGTAGTATTAGGTACTTAGGTACTGGTAGGTACTGGAAATTTCCTAGTATTCAAGAAAGCTAGAATCTGCTAGACTTGCTACAAccaaaacctacttttttttaatgagaacTAAAAGACATTTTGGTTTATAATAGGATTTCGAGATTGAGTTTATTCTCAGAttctgctgtttgtgtgtgtgtgtgtgtgtgtagtggcaGGGATCCTGACAGCAGACTTTGCCTCTGGTTTGGTCCACTGGGGTGCTGACACATGGGGTTCAGTGGATCTGCCCATCGTTGGGAAGGTACAGGAGTGAAACAGTCTTTTTCATGTTATTAAGTGTTGCCAGATTTAAGgtaaaacaatgaataatataatTTGAGAACTAATAGATAGACATTTAATGGCAATAGATATTTTAAGATTTGTGTTTGTACGTTAAACATCTTTTAAATGTCTTCTAAACATCTTTAAAAGGGAATATGAATCTCGGGTAAATAGTTTCATCTACTAAATTGTCCAAGCACAGTTACttctcttaaaaaaaatgaactttttcttCATCCCAGGCCTTCATTCGTCCGTTTCGAGAGCACCACATCGATCCGACAGCTATAACACGCCATGATTTCATTGAGACTAATGGTGATAACTGTATGTTGACTATCATCCCTCTGGCTAACATGGCTGCAAACTTTTTGATGCTCTCACCAGGTAAGACGTCACATACATTATCTGTTAATCAGAAAAAGACAAATGATGAACCACATTAATTTCATATTGTGCTGCTCTCTTTCTAAATCTGTCTTCAGCGGAGATCTATCGGAACTACCCCTGGTACTGTTACG
Proteins encoded:
- the LOC113107548 gene encoding CCAAT/enhancer-binding protein beta-like, whose protein sequence is MEVAGFYEGDYLAFHSTNASSSPVSDGICKQPTNGSMTKLHDISEHEKAIDFSIYLDSPQYQHLASQDEARHRALGIYSDFLSEENKSKRAALQSYKNYISLTERDSNQLTYPELQETRIDAVFSPDFLGSFAKTNWRHEEPPMDGPGGFDMRSYLQYQNAPSGSLGNISTASSSCSSPPGTPAPPGKGRSPQSGGKMASGGKGKKRLEKDSEEYRQRRERNNLAVRKSRDKAKMRNMETQHKVLELAAENDRLQKRVEQLSRELATLRNLLSATGQC
- the LOC113107549 gene encoding transmembrane protein 189-like, with product MASTESKSGSLENFHTPESNGSAQPGARWGPQHAGARELAELYSPGKRCQEWISVLLCFTLMAFNFCYLVTYFHLGHIWYILLAIVAGILTADFASGLVHWGADTWGSVDLPIVGKAFIRPFREHHIDPTAITRHDFIETNGDNCMLTIIPLANMAANFLMLSPAEIYRNYPWYCYVFALAIFVTLTNQIHKWSHTYFGLPRWVTFLQDCHIILPRKHHRVHHVSPHETYFCITTGWLNYPLEKLGFWRNLEDLIQSLTGEKPRSDDLRWAQKSK